Proteins encoded within one genomic window of Streptomyces sp. NBC_01237:
- a CDS encoding ABC transporter ATP-binding protein, with translation MTPAHPTLPIAGPRRTRRELRRRLGAHRGRLAAALLTLLSGTAVTLATPAILGGIVDAVTEQSGRGRLTALGVALLLVAATGAALAHAGGRMLVTVVQDVLAALREDVFETAIHLPVATLESSDSSDVVSRVTRDVEAISEAASDVLPDITNAGFTIGLSLVGLAVLDPRLALAGLVCLPIHILATRQFLARSHVVYGDIRRLESARGQSVIEAVHGAETIRTYRTQDLHLGELSGRGELAIERQRDGVKLRNRFTGLLNAAEFIGLAAVLLCGYALLGSGAITLGAATAAALYFHRLFGPVGALLGSLDDVQRATVGLARLVGITDLGRDREEGDGRGGADGRRETDGRNDTDGPRETDGRDETDGPHETDGPARAPYRPEIEVKGVSFSYDGTRPALSDVSLRVPAGSSLALVGASGSGKTTLARLIAGLGEPSQGRITVGDGIAPTGRYLVTQEVHLFGGTLADNLRLARPTATDDELRDALREVGADWALGPESGLDTVLGPGGTLLDDGSVQHLALARVLLADPPVAVLDEATAESGPQARNLLRAALERVTRDRTSVIVAHRLEQARAADRVVVLARGRVAEQGTHSELLARQGEYAALWHAYTATAPPS, from the coding sequence GTGACCCCGGCGCACCCCACCCTGCCCATCGCCGGCCCCCGCCGCACCCGGCGGGAACTGCGGCGCCGCCTGGGCGCCCACCGCGGCCGGCTCGCCGCCGCGCTGCTCACCCTCCTCAGCGGTACGGCGGTCACGCTGGCCACCCCGGCGATCCTCGGGGGCATCGTGGACGCGGTCACCGAGCAGTCCGGGCGCGGCCGGCTGACCGCTCTCGGCGTCGCCCTGCTGCTCGTCGCCGCCACCGGCGCCGCCCTCGCCCACGCCGGAGGCCGGATGCTGGTCACGGTGGTCCAGGACGTCCTGGCCGCGCTGCGCGAGGACGTGTTCGAGACCGCGATCCACCTGCCCGTCGCCACCCTGGAATCCTCCGACAGCTCCGATGTGGTCTCGCGGGTCACCCGCGATGTCGAGGCGATCTCGGAGGCGGCCTCCGATGTACTGCCCGACATCACCAACGCGGGCTTCACCATCGGTCTCAGCCTGGTCGGGCTGGCCGTCCTCGACCCCCGGCTGGCCCTCGCCGGTCTGGTCTGCCTGCCCATCCACATCCTCGCCACCCGTCAGTTCCTCGCCCGTTCCCACGTGGTGTACGGGGACATCCGCCGGCTGGAGTCCGCACGCGGGCAGTCCGTCATCGAAGCGGTGCACGGGGCGGAGACCATCCGTACCTACCGGACCCAGGACCTGCACCTGGGAGAGCTGTCCGGGCGCGGTGAACTCGCCATCGAGCGGCAGCGCGACGGGGTGAAGCTGCGCAACCGCTTCACGGGCCTGCTCAACGCGGCGGAGTTCATCGGGCTGGCCGCCGTCCTCCTGTGCGGTTACGCGCTGCTCGGCTCGGGGGCCATCACACTGGGCGCGGCCACCGCCGCCGCCCTCTACTTCCACCGGCTCTTCGGTCCGGTCGGCGCGCTTCTGGGCAGCCTGGACGACGTGCAGCGGGCCACGGTCGGGCTGGCCCGCCTCGTCGGGATCACCGACCTGGGCCGCGACCGGGAAGAGGGGGACGGGCGGGGCGGCGCGGACGGACGTCGCGAGACCGACGGGCGGAACGACACGGACGGGCCGCGCGAAACCGACGGCAGGGACGAGACCGACGGGCCTCACGAGACCGACGGCCCGGCCCGTGCTCCGTACCGTCCGGAGATCGAGGTGAAGGGCGTCTCGTTCTCGTACGACGGCACCCGCCCCGCCCTCAGCGATGTCTCCCTGCGCGTGCCCGCCGGCAGCAGCCTCGCGCTCGTCGGCGCCAGCGGCTCCGGCAAAACCACGCTGGCCCGCCTCATCGCGGGTCTGGGCGAACCCTCACAGGGCCGGATCACCGTCGGGGACGGCATCGCCCCCACCGGCCGGTACCTGGTCACCCAGGAGGTCCACCTCTTCGGCGGCACCCTCGCCGACAACCTGAGGCTCGCCCGCCCCACCGCCACCGACGACGAACTCCGCGACGCCCTGCGCGAGGTCGGTGCCGACTGGGCACTCGGCCCGGAATCCGGGCTGGACACCGTCCTCGGCCCCGGCGGCACCCTCCTCGACGACGGATCGGTCCAGCACCTCGCCCTGGCCCGGGTGCTGCTCGCCGATCCGCCCGTGGCCGTTCTCGACGAGGCCACCGCCGAGTCCGGACCGCAGGCCAGGAACCTCCTGCGGGCGGCTCTCGAACGCGTCACCCGGGACCGCACCAGCGTGATCGTGGCCCACCGCCTGGAACAGGCACGCGCCGCGGACCGCGTCGTCGTCCTCGCCCGCGGCCGGGTCGCCGAACAGGGCACCCACAGTGAACTGCTCGCCCGCCAAGGCGAATACGCCGCCCTCTGGCACGCCTACACCGCGACCGCTCCCCCTTCCTGA
- a CDS encoding siderophore-interacting protein, which yields MTIHRAVVARVLPLTGTMVRITFHGGDLATFTSTGIGDEYVRLFFPHGTDRADLSLPETTENGDWQTPEGRPTAPMRTYTIRAVRPEAGEIDIDFVLHSHGVASSWAAAARPGDMIGLNSPTGLYSPPADLTWQVLISDLTGLPAVARILEDTPDGVTTRAVIEVPGPAAVQPLPDRPHIRSTWSYGGNGEGPSRLAELVAAAIPPGADLTGGYIWVAGQTNALRTVRRHLRKELKLPMERFKVVGYWVPDSDTWTERYEALPADVRAELDALWDNPVDEPEDLTIRYEARLSSLGL from the coding sequence ATGACCATCCACCGAGCCGTCGTCGCCCGGGTCCTGCCGCTCACCGGAACCATGGTCCGGATCACGTTCCACGGCGGGGACCTCGCCACGTTCACCTCGACGGGCATCGGCGACGAGTACGTACGCCTCTTCTTCCCGCACGGGACCGACCGCGCCGACCTGTCACTGCCCGAGACGACGGAGAACGGCGACTGGCAGACCCCGGAGGGCAGGCCCACCGCCCCCATGCGCACCTACACCATCCGCGCGGTGCGCCCGGAGGCCGGGGAGATCGACATCGACTTCGTGCTGCACTCCCACGGTGTGGCGTCGAGCTGGGCCGCCGCCGCACGCCCCGGCGACATGATCGGACTCAACTCCCCCACCGGTCTCTACAGTCCCCCCGCCGACCTCACCTGGCAGGTCCTGATCTCCGACCTCACCGGGCTGCCCGCCGTCGCGCGGATCCTGGAGGACACCCCGGACGGGGTCACAACCCGGGCGGTCATCGAGGTGCCCGGCCCGGCCGCCGTCCAGCCGCTCCCGGACCGGCCGCACATCAGGTCGACCTGGAGCTACGGCGGCAACGGCGAGGGCCCGAGCCGTCTGGCCGAGCTGGTGGCCGCCGCGATCCCGCCCGGCGCGGACCTGACCGGCGGTTACATCTGGGTCGCGGGCCAGACCAACGCCCTGCGCACCGTGCGCCGCCACCTCCGCAAGGAGCTGAAGCTCCCCATGGAACGCTTCAAGGTGGTCGGCTACTGGGTGCCGGACTCCGACACCTGGACCGAGCGCTACGAGGCCCTGCCCGCGGACGTACGGGCGGAACTGGACGCCCTCTGGGACAACCCGGTCGACGAGCCGGAGGACCTCACCATCCGGTACGAGGCCCGCCTCAGCTCCCTCGGACTGTGA
- a CDS encoding cupin domain-containing protein yields MSGNPDDGISDAMPGGAWGTLPEGVELYHLRPDGSIELADRDGARLLGPEREFLRFIDDGKFAHYLVGDATTSPEHPSNATVKLGVVGPRSAFTPHAHGGEHFVLSLGHAACGLYDADRDRVTDIPLTPGTLIRIPEMMPHSFANRGTGPLTILAANTGYGIDHEDYAITAGEAERRAAGGIPAAGQVAVAAATDYRALAAALRDIEDLQRDRGIATTTVRERLAARLRRVATALEVRR; encoded by the coding sequence ATGTCAGGGAATCCGGATGACGGCATATCCGACGCGATGCCGGGCGGGGCGTGGGGGACGCTCCCCGAGGGTGTGGAGCTGTACCACCTGAGGCCGGACGGATCCATCGAGCTGGCCGACCGCGACGGCGCCCGCCTGCTGGGGCCCGAACGGGAGTTCCTCCGTTTCATCGACGACGGGAAGTTCGCCCACTATCTGGTGGGCGACGCGACGACCTCCCCCGAGCATCCCTCGAACGCCACGGTCAAGCTCGGTGTCGTGGGGCCGCGCAGCGCCTTCACCCCGCATGCCCACGGTGGTGAACACTTCGTCCTCAGCCTGGGCCACGCGGCGTGCGGCCTCTACGACGCGGACCGCGACCGGGTCACCGACATACCCCTGACACCCGGAACGCTCATACGGATTCCGGAGATGATGCCCCACTCCTTCGCGAACAGGGGCACCGGTCCACTGACCATCCTCGCGGCCAACACCGGTTACGGGATCGACCACGAGGACTACGCGATCACCGCGGGTGAGGCCGAGCGCCGCGCCGCGGGCGGCATCCCGGCCGCCGGGCAGGTGGCCGTGGCCGCCGCCACCGACTACCGCGCGCTCGCCGCCGCCCTGCGCGACATCGAGGACCTCCAGCGGGACCGCGGCATCGCCACCACCACCGTCCGCGAGCGTCTGGCCGCACGACTGCGCCGTGTGGCGACCGCACTGGAGGTCCGCCGGTGA
- a CDS encoding alpha/beta hydrolase has translation MSTHPTRRNVIRAIGGITAATALGAGGVLAAASSAAAAGDGFGLRIVDHNEGDPRMWYYRFATDAIGWNPGVNVLLPDGYHTSGRRYPVLYLFHGGGTDQDFITFDRMGIRAWTAGKPVIVVMPDGGHAGWYSNPVSSHTGPRNWETFHIAQLLPWIDANFRTYAEYDGRAVSGFSMGGFGALKYAAKYYGHFASVSAHSGPASLRRDAGLVTHWANVSSAAVELGGGTVYGAPLWDEARVSADNPVQRIGSYRDKRVFLVAGTSPDPINWFDTLNETQVLAGQREFRAGLGAAGIPHEWHEVPGGHFVRPDLFQRDLDGIVARLRKA, from the coding sequence TTGAGCACCCACCCCACCCGCAGGAACGTCATCAGGGCCATCGGCGGAATCACCGCGGCGACGGCCCTCGGCGCCGGAGGCGTACTGGCCGCGGCGTCGTCCGCCGCCGCGGCCGGCGACGGCTTCGGGCTGCGCATCGTCGACCACAACGAGGGCGATCCGCGCATGTGGTACTACCGCTTCGCGACCGACGCGATCGGCTGGAATCCGGGCGTCAACGTCCTGCTCCCCGACGGCTACCACACCAGTGGGCGCCGCTATCCGGTCCTGTACCTGTTCCACGGCGGCGGAACCGACCAGGACTTCATCACCTTCGACCGCATGGGCATCCGCGCCTGGACCGCGGGCAAGCCGGTCATCGTCGTGATGCCCGACGGCGGCCACGCGGGCTGGTACTCCAACCCGGTCAGCTCCCACACCGGCCCCCGGAACTGGGAGACGTTCCATATCGCCCAGCTCCTCCCGTGGATCGACGCCAACTTCCGTACCTACGCCGAGTACGACGGCCGGGCCGTCTCCGGATTCTCGATGGGAGGCTTCGGTGCGCTGAAGTACGCGGCCAAGTACTACGGTCACTTCGCCTCGGTGAGCGCCCACTCCGGGCCGGCCAGCCTCCGCCGTGACGCCGGCCTGGTCACGCACTGGGCCAACGTCTCCTCCGCGGCCGTGGAGCTGGGAGGTGGCACGGTCTACGGCGCGCCGCTCTGGGACGAGGCCAGGGTCAGCGCCGACAACCCGGTGCAGCGCATCGGAAGCTACCGCGACAAGCGGGTCTTCCTGGTCGCGGGCACCAGCCCCGACCCGATCAACTGGTTCGACACGCTCAATGAGACGCAGGTGCTCGCCGGGCAGCGGGAGTTCCGGGCCGGCCTCGGTGCGGCCGGTATCCCGCACGAGTGGCACGAGGTGCCCGGCGGGCACTTCGTCCGCCCCGACCTGTTCCAGCGGGACCTCGACGGCATCGTCGCCCGGCTCCGCAAGGCGTAG
- a CDS encoding C39 family peptidase, translated as MRKRLVATTIAAVAVGTLLLPVTAQASSAPHITAVSVRTHGSAAGTAVVSGYNRPGGRLSVESGRTRSAHWLQIDYQVQETGYWCGPAATRIALSARTAPPGQGELARQLGTTEAGTDHIGQVTGVLNANLGGGWYETKEMPNDPPTQAQRDLLWSDIVFDIDRNYPLVANIVAPPGNQPPGYPSDQTIYHYFTVFGYDEVDRTVLIADPASFGGNQIYWISFDQLATLIPPKGYSA; from the coding sequence ATGCGCAAGAGACTTGTGGCCACCACGATCGCCGCCGTCGCCGTCGGAACCCTCCTCCTTCCCGTCACGGCCCAGGCGTCCTCCGCACCGCACATCACGGCCGTGTCCGTACGCACCCACGGCTCCGCGGCCGGTACGGCCGTCGTCAGCGGGTACAACCGGCCGGGCGGCCGGCTGAGCGTCGAATCCGGCCGTACCCGTAGCGCCCACTGGCTGCAGATCGACTACCAGGTCCAGGAGACCGGCTACTGGTGCGGTCCGGCCGCCACACGCATCGCGCTCTCCGCCCGCACCGCCCCGCCCGGTCAGGGCGAGCTCGCCCGGCAGCTCGGCACCACCGAGGCGGGCACCGACCACATCGGCCAGGTCACCGGCGTACTCAACGCGAACCTGGGCGGCGGCTGGTACGAGACCAAGGAGATGCCGAACGACCCGCCCACCCAGGCCCAGCGGGACCTGCTGTGGTCGGACATCGTCTTCGACATCGACCGGAACTACCCGCTGGTGGCCAACATCGTCGCCCCGCCGGGCAACCAGCCGCCCGGATACCCGTCGGACCAGACGATCTACCACTACTTCACCGTCTTCGGCTACGACGAGGTGGACCGCACGGTTCTCATCGCCGACCCCGCCTCCTTCGGCGGCAACCAGATCTACTGGATCTCCTTCGACCAGCTCGCCACGCTGATCCCCCCGAAGGGGTACTCCGCCTGA
- a CDS encoding ArsR/SmtB family transcription factor has product MLRVHFTSEDLARVRVAPGPDFLWEISNSVQTLQRRDGERVFGAWRRWARPRLPDSRRLLSCLLPPRGYSPDFLTPTSGDRTTLQAAVDTLMSTPRPRLRTELTRLASSWQLPGWAGALADGDPHALRQLGDALHAYQLEALAPYWQRVRAHVEADRAVRLHSLLDGGTEGLLAGLGPQFRWRPPVLEVAYPVDQHLRLEGRGLVLQPSFFCWPTPITLADGELPPVLVHPIHHNADWALPAPDARPAEGAGSLGPLLGHTRAGVLRATRNGCSTVEAARLLEVTHPAVSQHLNVLRAAGLITTVRRAGRAFHVATAEGRALLAAEERTARR; this is encoded by the coding sequence ATGCTGCGGGTGCACTTCACGTCCGAGGACCTGGCACGGGTCCGAGTGGCCCCGGGGCCGGACTTCCTCTGGGAGATCAGCAACAGTGTGCAGACGCTGCAACGCCGCGACGGGGAGCGGGTGTTCGGGGCGTGGCGCCGCTGGGCCCGGCCCCGGCTCCCGGACAGCCGCCGACTGCTCTCCTGCCTGCTGCCGCCCCGCGGCTACTCGCCGGACTTCCTCACACCCACCTCCGGCGACCGCACCACCCTGCAAGCGGCCGTCGACACCCTGATGAGCACACCGCGCCCGCGACTGCGCACCGAGCTGACACGCCTGGCCTCCTCCTGGCAACTGCCCGGCTGGGCAGGGGCCTTGGCCGACGGCGACCCGCATGCCCTGCGTCAGCTGGGCGATGCCCTCCACGCCTACCAGCTGGAGGCGCTGGCACCGTACTGGCAACGCGTCCGGGCACATGTCGAAGCCGACCGCGCCGTCCGGCTGCACAGCCTCCTGGACGGCGGAACCGAGGGGCTGCTCGCCGGACTCGGCCCGCAGTTCCGCTGGCGGCCGCCGGTACTGGAAGTCGCCTACCCCGTCGACCAGCACCTCCGTCTGGAAGGACGGGGCCTCGTGCTGCAACCGTCGTTCTTCTGCTGGCCCACACCGATCACACTGGCGGACGGGGAACTGCCACCCGTCCTGGTCCATCCCATCCACCACAACGCCGACTGGGCCCTGCCCGCCCCCGACGCCCGCCCGGCAGAGGGCGCAGGCTCCCTGGGACCACTGCTCGGGCACACCCGCGCGGGCGTTCTGCGCGCGACCCGCAACGGCTGCTCCACCGTGGAGGCCGCCCGCCTGCTGGAAGTGACCCACCCGGCCGTCAGCCAGCACCTGAACGTGCTGCGCGCGGCGGGTCTCATCACCACCGTCCGCAGGGCCGGACGGGCCTTTCACGTCGCAACGGCGGAGGGCCGTGCGCTGCTGGCCGCCGAGGAGCGCACGGCCCGCCGGTAG
- a CDS encoding alpha/beta fold hydrolase: MTTTFILVPGTFTGDQVWDGTAEGLAAAGAEAHAVTLTGLGGRGGTPATGVDLETHIADVVRLIDSVGMAGGRDIVLVGHDYGMHPVLGAADRRAGRVARIVCLDTGLPQDGVPALATVPDRGVREELRTRAGQDAPVGEEVLPAPDSGAAWQRWGSTAGVPEEALDRLTRLAAPQPLGTLLQPLRLTGAASAVPTTGVLCTANGAGIEMVQMQVGLGNPALRALADRRVGFFELPTGHWPMLSCPGELVTVLLRAAAGEGHRLTPATDERPGHLRPFLLDLPDVPRERSGNVDLYLPPEGEGPCPAVVLVHGGPVPADARPTPRDWPTLTGYGRLAALRGVVGVTLDHRLHEITDHARAAEDVAAAVDLVRADPRVDPDRVALWFFSGGGLLAADWLAAPPVWLRCVAANYPILAPLPNWGLGDSRFRPVRAVRGAGELPVVLLRAGLEMPEIAVTVAEFLAAAEECGAAVEVIDVPEGHHGFETVDPTDASRDAVHRAMSSVLSHLTA, translated from the coding sequence ATGACGACCACATTCATCCTGGTTCCGGGTACCTTCACCGGCGATCAGGTGTGGGACGGGACGGCGGAGGGACTGGCCGCGGCGGGCGCCGAGGCTCACGCGGTGACGCTCACCGGGCTCGGCGGACGCGGCGGGACCCCGGCCACGGGGGTGGACCTGGAGACGCACATCGCCGATGTGGTGCGGCTGATCGACTCCGTCGGCATGGCGGGCGGCCGGGACATCGTGCTGGTGGGTCACGACTACGGGATGCACCCGGTGCTGGGTGCCGCCGACCGGCGTGCCGGCCGCGTCGCGCGGATCGTCTGCCTGGACACGGGTCTGCCGCAGGACGGCGTCCCGGCACTGGCCACCGTGCCCGACCGGGGCGTGCGCGAGGAGTTGCGGACGAGGGCGGGGCAGGACGCTCCGGTGGGTGAGGAAGTGCTCCCGGCCCCGGACTCCGGGGCGGCCTGGCAGCGCTGGGGCAGCACCGCCGGTGTTCCCGAGGAGGCTCTGGACCGGCTGACCCGGCTCGCGGCCCCGCAGCCGCTCGGCACCCTGCTCCAGCCGCTGCGGCTGACGGGGGCGGCCTCGGCGGTGCCGACCACCGGCGTGCTGTGCACCGCCAACGGCGCGGGCATCGAGATGGTCCAGATGCAGGTGGGCCTCGGCAACCCCGCCCTCCGGGCCCTCGCGGACCGGCGGGTGGGTTTCTTCGAACTCCCCACCGGGCACTGGCCGATGCTCTCCTGCCCCGGCGAACTGGTCACGGTGCTGCTGAGGGCGGCCGCGGGCGAGGGGCACCGGCTGACCCCGGCGACGGACGAACGGCCGGGGCATCTGAGGCCGTTCCTCCTGGACCTGCCGGACGTCCCGCGCGAGCGGTCCGGGAACGTGGACCTGTATCTGCCGCCCGAGGGCGAAGGACCCTGCCCGGCCGTGGTGCTCGTGCACGGCGGCCCGGTGCCCGCCGACGCCCGGCCGACCCCGCGGGACTGGCCGACCCTGACCGGGTACGGCCGGCTCGCCGCCCTGCGCGGGGTGGTGGGCGTGACTCTGGATCACCGGCTGCACGAGATCACCGACCACGCGCGCGCCGCCGAGGACGTCGCGGCGGCGGTGGATCTGGTCCGGGCCGACCCACGGGTCGACCCGGACCGGGTCGCGCTCTGGTTCTTCTCGGGCGGCGGACTGCTCGCGGCGGACTGGCTCGCTGCGCCGCCCGTGTGGCTGCGCTGTGTCGCCGCGAACTACCCGATCCTCGCGCCGCTGCCGAACTGGGGGCTCGGCGACAGCCGGTTCCGGCCGGTGCGCGCGGTGCGCGGGGCCGGTGAGCTGCCGGTCGTCCTGCTCCGGGCCGGGCTGGAGATGCCGGAGATCGCCGTGACGGTCGCGGAGTTCCTGGCCGCGGCCGAGGAGTGCGGAGCCGCTGTCGAGGTGATCGACGTACCCGAGGGCCACCATGGGTTCGAGACCGTCGACCCGACCGACGCGTCGCGCGACGCCGTCCACAGGGCGATGAGCTCCGTCCTGTCGCACCTGACGGCCTGA
- a CDS encoding helix-turn-helix domain-containing protein, whose product MFPSHDGLCGIGELAERAGVTVKTVRFYSDRGLLPETARSSGGHRRYGPDALDRLLLIRSLRALDLPVPQVRRVLDEEDGSGGVLEDAVAGQLREVGSRLGALRWREAGLRLVQECAPEERAERLRLIGTVAAPPSTDPLVRFWRAWLPRRMRGRALAAFLDQAVPPPPEDPTPAQVLAFARLNAFVTRPCEGTGRDQPVVHRSSPDFRPAVLYDGLGEAYGLAAAQLRWGRAPRPGEALDCFVAAYAASYGTGDSADFRRLLTGRLAADPRIDRYWELVAEVIGPRDGRAEPTPGTAHDWLLAALTGESAERAA is encoded by the coding sequence GTGTTCCCGTCGCACGACGGTCTGTGCGGCATCGGCGAGCTCGCCGAGCGCGCCGGCGTCACCGTCAAGACCGTCCGCTTCTATTCCGACCGCGGCCTGCTGCCGGAGACCGCGCGCAGTTCCGGGGGCCACCGCCGTTACGGCCCGGACGCCCTGGACCGGTTGCTGCTGATCCGTTCCCTGCGCGCCCTGGACCTGCCGGTCCCGCAGGTGCGGCGCGTCCTGGACGAGGAGGACGGGTCGGGCGGTGTGCTGGAGGACGCCGTCGCCGGACAGCTGCGCGAGGTCGGCAGCCGGCTGGGGGCGCTGCGGTGGCGCGAGGCGGGACTGCGGCTGGTCCAGGAGTGCGCGCCGGAGGAACGCGCCGAGCGGCTGCGGCTGATCGGTACGGTGGCGGCCCCGCCCAGTACGGACCCGCTCGTACGTTTCTGGCGGGCCTGGCTGCCGCGACGGATGCGGGGCCGGGCGCTCGCGGCGTTCCTGGATCAGGCAGTGCCGCCGCCGCCCGAGGACCCGACGCCCGCGCAGGTGCTGGCCTTCGCGCGGCTGAACGCCTTCGTGACGCGCCCGTGCGAGGGGACCGGGCGGGACCAGCCCGTGGTCCACCGGTCCTCCCCGGACTTCCGTCCGGCGGTGCTGTACGACGGTCTGGGGGAGGCGTACGGCCTGGCGGCGGCGCAGTTGCGGTGGGGGCGGGCACCGCGTCCGGGCGAGGCGTTGGACTGTTTCGTCGCCGCGTACGCCGCTTCGTACGGCACGGGTGACAGCGCGGACTTCCGCCGCCTGCTGACCGGCCGGCTCGCGGCGGACCCGCGGATCGACCGGTACTGGGAGCTGGTGGCCGAGGTGATCGGCCCGCGGGACGGGCGTGCCGAGCCGACCCCCGGCACCGCGCACGACTGGCTGCTCGCGGCGCTGACGGGGGAGAGCGCCGAGCGGGCGGCCTGA